AGGGCGCCCACACCGGAGACGTGAGCGCGCCCATGCTCGCCGACCTCGGTTGCCGCTACGTGATCGTCGGCCATTCGGAGCGCCGCACCGACCACAAGGAAACAGACGCCACGGTCCAGGCTAAGGCCGCCGCCGCCCAGGTCGCCGGGCTAATCCCCATCGTCTGCGTCGGCGAAACCGAGGCCGAGCGCGACCAGGACCAGACCATCGCCGTGGTCGCCCGCCAAGTCGCCGGATCGGTGCCGAAAGACTCGACCGCCGCCAACCTGGTCGTTGCCTACGAGCCGGTCTGGGCCATCGGCACCGGCCGCACCCCGACCGCGGCCGAAGTCCAGGACGTACACGCGCGCATCCGCAGAATGCTCGCCGAGGCCATCGGCGCCGGTGAAGCGGCGA
The Rhodospirillales bacterium DNA segment above includes these coding regions:
- a CDS encoding triose-phosphate isomerase; its protein translation is MTTRKPLIAGNWKMNGLGKDGDELAKNLAERIKKAGAAPFEMLVCPPFTLIGRVGEALAGSTIALGAQDCHSKAKGAHTGDVSAPMLADLGCRYVIVGHSERRTDHKETDATVQAKAAAAQVAGLIPIVCVGETEAERDQDQTIAVVARQVAGSVPKDSTAANLVVAYEPVWAIGTGRTPTAAEVQDVHARIRRMLAEAIGAGEAAKTRILYGGSMKPGNAAELLALADVDGGLIGGASLVADDFWKIAEAVSKR